A genomic region of Bradyrhizobium sp. CCGB12 contains the following coding sequences:
- a CDS encoding pentapeptide MXKDX repeat protein, with amino-acid sequence MKKIIIATAALAMMCGSAFAQGQTNPAGNSKPGTEQSGMEKGSMSKGTTGMSNDGMSKEGMSKDGMKKDSMQKPGMKKDGMSK; translated from the coding sequence ATGAAAAAGATCATCATCGCCACCGCTGCCCTTGCCATGATGTGCGGCTCTGCCTTCGCTCAGGGCCAGACCAACCCTGCGGGTAATTCGAAGCCCGGCACGGAGCAGTCTGGCATGGAGAAAGGCTCAATGAGCAAGGGCACTACCGGCATGAGCAACGACGGCATGTCCAAGGAAGGCATGTCGAAGGACGGCATGAAGAAGGACTCCATGCAAAAACCGGGCATGAAGAAGGACGGAATGTCCAAATAG
- a CDS encoding ABC transporter substrate-binding protein, translating into MHFPAWCCGSLVSGRPCSIYGTPADRNSCSLGQGAVDSFKDGLREFGLIDNKTVILVGGPDTVARIAVAKQISDAIARKVDLIFASGALAGTLAKDATSTIPIVCITGDLVAAGLVNSLSKPGGNITGISILTAEASAKRLELLKELDPALTRVAVFFNPDDATSPLSVKPLESAAPKLWLALELIGVRAERDIEAGIAAAVQAKSQAITLTSNPLFDVGGKQIAAFALENKLATMSFADSFPRAGGLVSYGPHIRAAYRRSAFLVSRILNGTSPAELPVEQPTRFNLVINLRTAKALGLRVPDILLTSADEVIE; encoded by the coding sequence GTGCATTTTCCTGCTTGGTGCTGCGGCTCTCTGGTCAGTGGCCGCCCGTGCTCAATCTATGGCACCCCCGCGGATCGCAATAGTTGTTCACTAGGTCAGGGCGCAGTCGATTCGTTCAAGGATGGCCTACGTGAGTTTGGCCTGATCGACAACAAAACCGTCATCTTAGTTGGAGGGCCGGATACCGTCGCGCGCATCGCTGTTGCGAAACAGATTTCCGATGCCATCGCAAGAAAGGTTGATCTGATCTTCGCGTCGGGCGCACTGGCCGGAACCCTTGCTAAGGATGCAACCAGCACGATTCCGATAGTCTGCATCACAGGCGATTTAGTGGCGGCGGGTCTAGTCAACAGCCTTTCAAAGCCGGGCGGCAACATCACAGGTATAAGCATCTTGACCGCGGAAGCGAGTGCCAAGCGGCTGGAGTTGCTGAAAGAACTTGATCCTGCTCTGACCCGAGTGGCTGTGTTTTTCAATCCCGATGACGCGACGTCCCCGCTTTCGGTCAAACCTCTTGAGTCTGCTGCACCAAAGCTATGGCTTGCTCTTGAGTTGATAGGAGTACGCGCGGAAAGAGACATCGAGGCTGGCATTGCCGCGGCAGTGCAAGCCAAATCGCAAGCGATCACTCTCACGAGCAACCCGCTTTTTGATGTCGGAGGAAAACAGATCGCCGCCTTTGCCTTAGAAAACAAATTGGCAACCATGAGTTTCGCTGATTCGTTCCCAAGAGCTGGCGGGCTAGTCTCTTACGGACCGCATATCCGTGCGGCTTATCGTCGGTCGGCCTTCCTCGTTTCGCGCATCCTGAATGGCACGAGCCCCGCAGAACTTCCTGTTGAACAGCCCACGAGGTTCAACCTTGTGATCAATTTAAGAACGGCGAAGGCACTTGGCCTAAGGGTTCCAGATATTCTGCTTACATCGGCCGATGAAGTGATCGAATGA